In one Gracilinanus agilis isolate LMUSP501 chromosome 6, AgileGrace, whole genome shotgun sequence genomic region, the following are encoded:
- the LOC123251794 gene encoding permeability factor 2-like, with amino-acid sequence MTMRASATAGSSMLASGLLSLLLLLTLAWIASADPPVPFGELRCKCVKTTQGIHPKHIASVEVIMAGPHCHTNEVIAILKTGKEICLNPKAPWVKKLIQRNLDGGPSL; translated from the exons ATGACAATGCGCGCCTCAGCTACTGCTGGCTCCTCGATGCTTGCATCTGGGCTGCTGTCTCTCTTGTTGCTGCTCACTTTAGCCTGGATTGCCAGCG CTGACCCACCAGTTCCGTTTGGAGAGCTGCGCTGCAAGTGTGTGAAGACCACTCAAGGGATTCATCCCAAACATATAGCCAGTGTGGAAGTGATCATGGCGGGACCCCACTGTCATACAAACGAAGTCAT AGCCATTCTGAAGACAGGGAAAGAAATTTGTCTCAACCCAAAAGCCCCTTGGGTGAAGAAATTGATCCAAAGAAATTTAGACGGTGGTCCTTCACTTTGA